Part of the Notamacropus eugenii isolate mMacEug1 chromosome 5, mMacEug1.pri_v2, whole genome shotgun sequence genome is shown below.
gtggcagaaccaggagaacattgtacccagtaacagaaacattgtgtgatgatcaaccatgatgaatttagctcttctcagtaatataatgattcaattccaaaagactcatgatagaaaatgctatccacatctagagaaagaactatagagtctgaatgcagatcgaagcacaccattttcacttttttttggtgttttttttttctcatggtttttttccttttattctgattcttttttcacaacgtgactaatgtggaaatatggggcagctatgtggtgcagtggatagagcatcagtgcaggagtcaggaggacctgagttcaaatctcacctcagacacttgacattcaccagctgtgtgaccttgggcaagtcacttaaccccaaatgcctcatcctgagtcatctccagtcatcttgacgaatatctggtcactggattcagatgactctggagaagtgaggctggtgacctgcacagccctccctcactccaaacaaagtcaagtgcaagtcatcattatttctctgatggttctttggcaacaaaggataaacatacacacacgaatgtggaaatatgattaatgtgaatgtacatgtataatctatatcagattgctagCTGTCCCATGGAggggaaatgtttaaaaattcggaactcaaaatcttatgaacaATAATCTTATAAGAGTGAATATTGAAAgccatctttacatgtaattgaaaaaaataaaatactattaagtggaaaaatgCTAATATGAAGagtacagagaagcatgagaagacatgaattgatgcaaatggaaatgaagtacgcaaaacaagaaaaaatatatacacactaactaaagcaatgtaaatggaaaaaatgagaacaataaaactagattttatgtaattataatgaccaaatttgACActggagatgagaaaatgcacctcACTCATTTCTGCAATCTTTGCAGATAGGGGAAACTATGGGTGAATAACATTACATGCATGGTTAAACTTGTTTGATATGTTAATTCCCCTCAGCtgctttttctatcttttttattcattgttaTAGGAGATGATtcaaggggggaagggaagaatataTGTATAAGTGAAGGTTATGCaagcaaaagatataaataaatattggaaaGGTTAGGAGTTGAGGATTAGTATGATTTGGTTATggcagaagacagagaagaaaccAATCTAACTGAAGAATAAAGTTTATGTTGGGAATCAATGGAACATAAGATTAGGCAGGTAAAATGGAATGTAGAACATTGCAAGCTAGGATGaaaaatttggattttattctacAAACACCAGGAACCACCAGGGTTTGCTGGGCTCAGATGAGATTCACAATTACTCTTTCCTTAAGCTTCTAGTTGACCTTACTGCATCACAGGGGAAATATTACAAGACCAACTTTGAAAACAGTCCCCTAATAAGGGTAAGAGAGCACTCTCCTCGTTAGAGGCCTCTAGTGACACTATGTGTTTTTAACTGTTCCCATAAGTGGAGGACTCTTTGTCACCAACAGAGCTGGAAATAAAGGTGGCTGATGTTCCTGGAGGAAATACATCTTTACAGTAATCcctccaactctaaccctaacccttaaggaattatttcctcattctgagtcttagtttctctATATGGGGAAAATCCTTGTATAGCCTCACAACTTCCAGGACAGGCATCTCCCTCTACATGAATGCATGTTCTTCCCACTCTGCAGAGTGCAACTCCTCTATAAGTTGATACAGTCTTTAAaacttgctgtggctgaagaacTTAACATCATCCTGTGGCCAGTCGAGAATTCTTCAGAATTCTATGACTTTAAACTATACTGGCCCTTGTATATTAGAtatgtaggcagctaggtgacacagtggattgagtactggacctgaagccaggaagactcatcttcctgagtgcaaaatctagcctcacttactagctacatgaccctgagcaagtcacttaactccatttgcctcagcttcttcatctgtaaaatgagttggagaaggaaatgtcaaactactccagtatctttgccaagaaaacctcaaatggggtcacaaagagtcagaaacaactgaaatgacagagCCACAACAACCAGTACAGAGTTTCAATGAGAGGCGTTTCTAGCTTGGTAGAATCTACCAGAGTTTACACTCCACTGGTGTAGCCTCTGAGAACTTAGGGTTGCTTCATGCTACTATGAGGCATCAGGGTAGGACTTTAGTAGAGGAAATCACTTGCTTAATATTAATGTACTATAGAAATGTCACTATTACCACTACTATTattaaagagagaagggaaagggaagttgTAGATACTTATAAATTGAAGTAGCTGGGCCTGGAAGACATACCAACTGATCTTCCTCCAACCATATCTATCCCCTCATGTTGACAAGGAAGCAGCTCCCCCTGCACTTCGGAACTGCTATAGTTGAGAATTAAGCTCAGGGCATGGGGTACCCAGAGATCCACCACAGAACCAGTGGCTAATTCATCAGGGCCCAAAGAAGTTAACAGATGCCACATTCTTCCACTCATGGTAGAAAGGAAAGGGGATTTTAATCAACTTTCTTTAAGGGCAAGAATATGGCAGCAGCATAGGCTGGGGAATGACAGTGACAAAAAAAGACATACAAAACTCTTCAGCCTAGACAGTGGTATAGGAAGGCAGTCAGCAGGACCAGCATCAGAAGCATAATTGGGATGCAGTTGCTCACTTCCCTCGCCAAAGCCTGATAGGTTTATCATTCTGAAAATCATTCTATCAGCTGGCTAAGACCACATATGTCCTGTCAGGCATAGGGTTAGGCTTGAATCTGTTAGTATGAATATAGCTCTAGCATGTGATTCACCaacttttccaaaaggaaacatGCCCCTAGACCATGCATATCACATAAGCCTCCCTCCATTAAGAAGCATACAGCCCTCATGCACATATGAAACTTTCAACCATTCTTTAAACTAGAAGGAAACAATGCCTACAGTAAATTTCCTTTCCAGGTGTTGAATCCTCTATTCCCACAGAAATGCCCTGGGACAAGCACTGAGGCTTCAATGAACAAGACATTGCCAGGTTAGACGCCAatcctgaaattctgtgactgcTTTCTTGTGTGGATTAATCTCTTGGCATATTCAAGACAAACTTCCGTGGGAAGGTGCTAGGTTTGTTCTGTACAGATAACAGTTCCCTGCCTGACCCATGTGTCCTTCCTTATTGTTGTCACACCTATCAGCTGCTGGTTCAGGCTCCAGTCAGCTGCTCCAGTCTTGATTCTCAACTTAAACAGCACTATGATTTTTTAGGGTCAGAACATGCAGCTCTCTGAGAGCCTGCTGACCGACCCTGACTTCACAGCTCCACACAGCAACTCTGGGAAGCAGCCTCCTGCTGAGGAACAAACCAAGTAACAGCTCTCAGAAGAAGGTCACCTTGGAGTCTAATAAAGGCTGATTCTCAGGAGCTTTAGCTCTCAAGAAACTTTAAACTCTTCATTTGCCCTATAGGGCTGACCAATCTGAGGTTCCCACAGGAGAAAACTACTAGATCCAGAGATAAAGAACTTAGTCTAAATCTCAAGTTTCTGAAGCCATGGAGTCAGCGTGCATTCTATACTTTATCCCTTAAATAAGTGCATCCCTCCCCCCACTTACATATACACGCACCCCTTCATACCTCTGGACCTTTCTCTCCCTGGATTATCCCTACTCTAGTCCTCCCCCATTCTTGATATCCTACTCATCCCTTCAAAGCTCATTCAAATGCTATCTCCTCCTTGTAGCCTTCTCTGATCTCCCCTAGTGAAAAGTACTTTCTCCCTCATCCAACCCCATAGCATTTACCCTCTTCTCAGTCACTTTTCAATGTATAAAAAGTTTACCTTATTTATCTTTGGATGTCTTATATTTTCCCTTGTTATTAAAACTATACACAATGAAGTTAAGGATTATGTCATATCTTCCTCAATGCCTAGAAGGGCTTTGTACACAATAACTATTTAAAAAAGGATGACTAAATGAGTAAATGAACTGCTGTGGAATAAGTAAAAGCAGCCTACATGGGATGTGAGTTGAGTGTCAAGCAAATGTCTCAGGCAAATTTCATTCACATACTCAAAAACATAACTGATGACCTCTTATGACCACAACTGCCCTTGTTCAAAGGTCCTGTACAGTTAGATGGACCCTTATTTCAGGGGACAAAACTTCTATCACAAGTCCTACACTGACTGTGCTCTGTAAGTAAAACTTTGCCAGGCTGCTTCTTATTCAGCCCTCATCACCTAGAATCCCTTCCCAGAAGCCAACAAAGTTAATCTCCAAATTTCCTGTCTTTTCATTCCTCAAACACTTTAAGAGTTCATTCACTGAGTTTCACCTTATCAAAGAATATTTTGTCAAGATTacctcccccaaaacaaaacaaaacagatcacATAAACTGCTAAATAAAACTTCAATTATTTCACAAATATTCCACTCCAAAATAAAAGTCCCCTCTTGCTCCTTGGCATCcaaaacacatgcacacatcaccaccatcaccaccacaacCATCACTCTGAACCCAACACTCCCCAACTTAAAACACATCATAAAATAGATTAAAACCGATCAAAGAACCAATTATCCAGTCACAGTTCGGGCTTTCTCTaatgttttttccccctccatttctTTTCAGCCTCCAAACTTTCATGCCACACACCAGACCCCTACCAAAGAGGGCATTAGAGTAGGTCACCAATTAAAGATTCACTAGCCTCCCTCGAAAGGGCTAAACAAGTCCTTGCTGAGAGGCAGTACGAGACACCTCTAAGTGGACCCTGCCCCAAAGTCTTCCGCGCATCCTGCCATCAATGACCAAGGGCCCCGCCTCTTGGCTTTCTTTGTCCCTTTGCCTTTTCAAGTTCTTTAAGTATATATGTCCATCTCTCTTTTCATGCAGGCTGACATGCACTAAATGACACTGTCAACCATATATATCATCATAAATTCCAGAAAATACCAATCTAACCAACCAAAACACTGTTCAGAAGAGCCTTCCCCTTCTGGCTGTTCAATGCTACTTCTCTCTGAGGACTCTGCGTCCACTCCCCTAACAcacagggtcatgaagggtcatTTCCCTTTTGCCACTGCTTCCATCCCTTCAGACATCATTCACTTCTACTATGCTGATTCTAGAAACTAAAGTCAAGCCTCCCCATTACCTTACATGCTATGACATAGTTTTTGGTTgctgagaaactgagaaagaggcCAGCAGAGAGTAAACAGTCCTTAGCCCTGCACGGTATTAGGTACTCTTATCATTATCAGAGTGAGTACACTTACAATGCTTAGTTACCCATAATTATGGGCTCACCCAGGGAGGCATACTGGGTTCCAAGCTCCAAGGGGGAACCCAAAATAGATTCAGCTTGTCAGGTCCCAATGGGTCATTAAATTTACAGTTAGAGTTCAGTTTAATATCATGTTGGAGAAGAAAGGATGGGCTTCCCTGCTCTTCACCCTGACCTCACATCAAGGGGACCCAGAACCAGAAGAGCAGTCTAACCATCCCTTTAGCATACCCACCCACCTCCTTAGGACCCCATGACAGGATGTGGCCAGCTTCCAAAGAGAGGGCACCATCCtcttcagagagagaagcagagcttTTGCTAGGCTCAGCATCTTTCAGTTGGAGCCCCTTCCAGTGGGGCCCATCGCTGCCATAGCCAGAAGAGGAGGGCAGAATACCACTTGTGGTAAGAATACTAACAGACAAGTCACTCTGAGAAGTGGGTAGCTTAGGGCCATGGTAGGTTTCTCTCCCCATGGGAACAAGTTTCCTAGGAGATGATGAAGATACCCAAGGAGGCTTCTCAAACCTGTGTCTTTCTAGCTGCTCAACCAAAGGTGAAGGAGTGGACAATTCTGATGCTGTCCCAGGCTCCACAGACCAGGAACCTGTCCAGGCAGTACTTGAAATGCTCTGTGTTCGTCCCCACAGAGTCTGATCTTCTGATGACATGCCCCTAGTCCCTGGGACTGTACGTTGGTCTGTCCTGGGCAAAGTGTTTGTCCTGAATCCAAGCTGAGTATTCTCTTTATGAACTGCAGTTTCTCTTTGCAAAGGTAGCAGCACAGCTCTGCTGCTGCAGGACGCTGTCCTCTGAAATGCCACCAACCGGCTCATTGACTTCTCACAGTTCCTCTCTACTGGGTTGTCAAAAAGGTGAGCAATAACAGTTGTCCCCTCTTCGAGGGAATCCCTGACCCTTCTAGGACCTGATGGCCTGTCATCTACCAGTAATTGAGCTGTCTGAATTTCCCCCTGGAACTTCTCTTTCACCTGTACAATCAGCCCTTGGCCTCCAGTCCCTAGGCTGGGGGCAGGGTCTCTAGGAGGATTCACATCCTGGGGAGGACTCTCCACAGTTTCCACTTCTTCCTCCTGGGAGGGACTGCCACCCACTTGCAGCTTCTTTGGTGGTTCCTTCTCTTCAGTTGTTCCAGCCCCCTCTGAGGGTCCCTCCTTGGGAGATGCCTCTGGTGTgggttttcttttccccctccacttCCTTTTGAATCTAGCCCTCTTCTTAGGAGACAAGGGAGCTTTCCCTGAAATAGCCACTGACTCCTTTGGTTCCTTTACACATCCCAGAGAACTGCCCATATTCTTCTTTTACCAAACCTTGGCAACAATGCAGTTAAGCTGATCCTGGGCTCCCGGAAAAATCCCCACCTCAGCTTCATCAGATTAGCCGTACATTTCCAACCACGCACTCTGGTGACAATCCCTTtgattcttcctccctccctgtctctctcccaggCTCTTCCAGATGCCGCTATTCAGACAGCCATCTTACAGGCTCAGAGCTGCAACAAGACACAAATTCAAAGCATCTCACTGCAGTTCAGAAATCACTTGACCTAAAAGCAGACAGAGACCGGATTGGCTGCAGCTTCCTCTCTCCAAATATGAGGTAATTGGAGCACTGCCCTCAGTAACACAAACAGAAAGCAAAAAGGAGATAGATacaaggaaaggggaggggggaaatgggtgtgtgagtggggagggggggaatgtatgaatatatggaggagggaggaatatGGGTGAAGAtaatataaaggaaggaaaaggaaaaaagaacaaggaaaggCTGACATGTTCAGCAtgcaacagagaaggaaaatctaGAATCCACCTGGGCTAGGGAGCCCcctcaaacaaaaatgaaaacaatctgcTGTTACAGTAAGATACATAAagactatatgtgtatatatatatatatgtatgtatgtacgtatatatatatatgtgtgtgtgtgtgtgtatacacacacacacacacacacacacacacacacacagacacacacacacacacatatatatataaggtGCCTCCTGGCTATAAAATGCTAGACAAGGTacattttttggttgtttttggtttttaccAATCACAAAAAGGTAGGTTATTCCTAACCTTGTGTAATTCAAGGTGGAGActtaagtggaaaaaaaggaaCCTATGCTTTAAGACTCCATTTTATTGAAGCATTTCTTATCACTGTCATAAGCGATGGCAAGAGGTAAGAGAAATGGTTGCTACTGCTTAATCCTTTCtcaataaaaatacaagattGTTGTAATGATAGCTTGTTTCCCTttccatatgtacacacacacacacacacacacacacacacacacacgcgcacgcacacacacatgatcCTCCCTAGCACTAAAACTATACCAGTCTAACAAGGGACTCAGAGACCTGATGCATACTTTCTTTtggcagaagaaaaaaggaaaagaaatctttgtttccccatttgtaaaataaagagtttaGGTAAATGATCATTAAAGTATATAAGCTAGCACACTAACAGCCATTTGCCCCACCCACACTAGATGATATCACACTGCAGGGCAGTGAATGCTGATTCCAGGTAGAAAAGTCAGAATTAAAAATCCTTACATTTCCCAAACATGTACCTGGCACCCCCATGCCCACGTGGAAGGGAAGCACCTTACACACTACAGATCTGCCTGTGACATATAGGTGATTCTTCCACCCAATTTTTCCTGCCCAAAGGAAGGCCCTATTAGGATGGGAATACTGCAAATATATACTTGGTCCCAGTATGCATGCATCCCGGAAGGTGGCCTGATTATTCTAGACTGACTGAGCCCCATGTAGTAGTCAGAGGCTGCCAACTAGCTCTAAGACCTGAAGATCTCTGTGCCAGTTCAGCTACTGAATAAATTCTCTGAAAATCCACAAGGTCTCTCTACTAAAGAGGAGAGATGGCATTACTTAAAGCAGTGGCTTCTCCTTACACAGTCAGCCTCTCTAACGATGCTCCATCTGTTTCACAACTGCAGTCTGTTTCCCTAAAGCAAACCCTCCTCCCAAAGAGCTGTATGTACTACCACCTAGTGGTACATTCACAGCAGAAGacacaagaagaaaaaagcaaaccaggatggaaagagaaaaaactgaGGGACTCCCATCAGTCAGAGACACCCAATAGGGCTTGGTAGTACAATACGCAGGCTCTCAATAAGCTTCCAGCAAAGATAGCCTAAAGTTGTGGGACTGTTAAGTAGAAAAGCGGTATCCTGTTTTATTCATCAAATATCAACAAGTACCAAAGGTGAGTGGGGAAACAAAAGACAGGGATTCAGATCATAAGAAGGACTGCTATGGGAACTTTTTTGAGAAATCTAATGCAGCCAAAGCATTCCTATAATGGACCTCTTACAAATGACATTCAATCAaaccattccatttctttcccaaCCTCAATCTTGTCACAAAGCTGACTCTGACCTGGAAACCAAAACATCAAGACCTCCTAGCACAATGGAAGGCCTTCTAGCACATTGTGCTTCCTCACCAAGCTTAAGTGGAGGCAGATTTGTAACAACATCTAATGATATGATGTCTATGAATGTACATTACTGGAAGCTGACATTCTCTCTCTAGTTCCTAATGTAGCTAGTCTTCAGTTTaccatctgtagaatgaaaaaGTGGACTAAAGCTCTCTAAAATTCCTTACATTCTCTCTGGAGGAAACCTTAAATAGCATGTAGCCTCGggcttccttttacagatggggaatcaAGACCCAGAGAAGTCAATAACGTGCCTAAGGTCAGTTAGTGAAGATCAAAGCTTGGATTTCAACCCCACCTTCTCCCTTTCTTGGTCTCCCCAACTTTGAGTACCTTCTCCTTCTGTATACATCTTTGTATGAACAATTCCGTGGGctgttctccctctccccccaaattaGAGTGTGAGCTCTCTGAGGGTAAAGActaatttgactttctttgtatacccagcacctAAGAAGATAGTGAGCCTTTAAACGCTTTTTAACTGGCTGAACCCAGAACCTTTGACTCTTAAGTCTAATGGTCTTCCCACTAAACACTAAGCTGCCATTCGttagaatgtaggctccttgtAGGAGTCTTTTTGTtagtctttgtatgcccagtaccTGCAGAAGTGCCTTACCTAGAggattacttaataaatgtgtgctgaaCTGATATGAATTGGGACCAGACTGGTCTTTCCCAGGGCTGCTACATCAAGCTTAGATGACGCCAAGATAACTTTTCCTTGAACCCATCCCCTAATGGGCAAATCTTAAGAGCCTGGGCAATCTTTTACTAATATCCCCTGTGTCTTTCCCTTGCAAGCTGGCTGACACTTTCTCCAAGATCAATTCATCTTTGCAAAGGCCACAGAAATTTGCCCAGGTCCCACCATGATtgatctttcattcattcaataaaaactTGTCAAGTCCACACCACATGTAAAACCCTATGCTCGACAGTAAGAGTTTACAAAGAGCTCTAAGAAAACAtccctgaattaaaaaaaaaaaaagttgcaaactattaacaacctgTTCCAAGAgtttaataataagaaaaatgcaaataaaaccaacCTGAGCTTTCACCTCATACTCAGAAAACTGCTAAggatggcaaaaaagaaaaatcaatgttggagggactgtggaAAGACAGTATATTAATACATTGCTGGGAGAGCTGTGATTTTGTCCAAcaattctgggaaacaatttgtaGTTATGCtaagaaagtaaataaaatttaggCATATAttcccaaagaagtcaaagataaaAAGGCTCCATATACACCAACAAATTTATAAATCTCTCCCTATTCTAATCTATCCCCTGTATATCtgtaaaagtgattttccttaagcatagatctgaccatgtcattctactaccaataaactccagggattccctattgcctttagtatcaaatataaagttctctgacttttaaagtccttcacaacttgaCTCCAATCTCTCTTTTTAGACTCATTAAATATTATTCTGCTTCCAACACTCAAGAGTTCAACCAAACTGAACTTCTCTCtattctctcatctcttaattttgtATTCATAatgcatgtatttattttatatataatcacATATGTATCTACTGTTTTCTCCAGGAAAATGTAAGCAAGCTCCCTGGGAGCAGAGATTGTTTCCTTTGTctatctttttatccccagatCCTGGCAGAGTGACGGCATATGATGGGCACTTGAGAAATGCATATTAACAAATGCTCTGACTTCACTTCACCCTTCTAATCTTATCCTGATAGCTAGTTTCACTCCACACTGTCCTCTGCTCTCTAATTCCTTTCTATTGCCATTCATCTTTTGCTAACACCAGGCCCTGGATCACTCTCATCTCCTGCCTCCtctgtgtgcatgcacacactgAACTGAGCAGGAGGAAGTCACATAACCATGCTAATTCATGTTGTCCAACTGGGCCCAATCCCGTAGTCCTTCCTAACTGATCACACAGAAGCTGCTCAaaaccttcttttccctcctcaagATTCCTACACCTTCTCCTCTCTCAGTCAAGAACCATACTTTCTTACTTCACTGAGGAAACTGCAATTATTCAGTgtcagctccctcttctccccttcatatcatctcttttctcctacttttccaCAGTCTCTGACAGTAAGACAGCCCttctctgctgctgctgtctcTTAATTTGATGCCAGATCTGATGGTTCTGattgcctctaggatcagatTCTTTTGGTTAGCtttttaagcactttacaacttgGCCTCATTCTATCTTTTCAGTCTCACTGAATATTACTCCCTGTCTGACTCCCTCTCTGAATTGGTTCTTGTCTCTCTTTTCTATTGCTTGTTTATAAGGAATGGCTGTCTGCTTATAGCAGGGGAAAGTAAAGGCAATGTTAAGACAAAAGAAagctataaaattaaaaattgggATAAAGAAGGCACTGTTGTCCCtgacctcaagtagcttacaatcACTTCAAGGAGAGACTAAGTCTCTCCTTTTCTtgctgtgtgtacatgtgtacatgtctCCCTGTTTGTCAAACCCAGAACATCCACAGGCACAAATCCTTCAAGTATACCAAACCCCAACCTTGGATAATTCCTACCatcttcctcattcattcatatttatgTGTTGCTGAAcaggagtggaaaaaaaatttccaaaaactGTGGTGACTGGGTCCTATAAGGAATTTATGCTATGTAATCTCAAATGAGCACTGATTAAAGTAGGGCAATCCTTTTGCAGTTCCCTAATCAATTCATTATCCTTTTTACCACATCAGGTATTACAAGTCTTTATCCTGTG
Proteins encoded:
- the LOC140504682 gene encoding uncharacterized protein, coding for MGSSLGCVKEPKESVAISGKAPLSPKKRARFKRKWRGKRKPTPEASPKEGPSEGAGTTEEKEPPKKLQVGGSPSQEEEVETVESPPQDVNPPRDPAPSLGTGGQGLIVQVKEKFQGEIQTAQLLVDDRPSGPRRVRDSLEEGTTVIAHLFDNPVERNCEKSMSRLVAFQRTASCSSRAVLLPLQRETAVHKENTQLGFRTNTLPRTDQRTVPGTRGMSSEDQTLWGRTQSISSTAWTGSWSVEPGTASELSTPSPLVEQLERHRFEKPPWVSSSSPRKLVPMGRETYHGPKLPTSQSDLSVSILTTSGILPSSSGYGSDGPHWKGLQLKDAEPSKSSASLSEEDGALSLEAGHILSWGPKEVGGYAKGMVRLLFWFWVPLM